A window from Nitrospirota bacterium encodes these proteins:
- a CDS encoding ABC transporter permease, which translates to MLVPTVIESKRNSLYLNFRELWEFKELLYFLAWRDMKARYAQTVLGIAWAVIQPLAAMAIFTIVFSLWARLPSDGLPYPLFAYAALLPWTLLAKSLERSGQSVVAESNLVKKVYFPRVILPIASTLAGVIDFFIALVLLLLLMGWYGITPTWKVIAIPALVLFTIGTSLAVSLWLSALNVHYRDVAGAIPLLTQLWMYASPVVYPLSLVPEQWRAVYSLNPMVGIIEGFRWALLGGAAPDTGTAIVSASATGILLLTGLVFFNRMSRTFSDIV; encoded by the coding sequence GTGCTCGTTCCGACCGTGATCGAGTCAAAGAGAAACTCGCTCTATCTGAATTTCAGAGAATTGTGGGAATTCAAAGAGCTGCTGTACTTCTTGGCCTGGCGGGACATGAAGGCACGCTATGCCCAGACCGTCTTGGGCATCGCATGGGCGGTCATTCAGCCCTTGGCGGCAATGGCGATCTTTACAATCGTGTTTAGTCTATGGGCCAGGCTGCCGTCTGACGGATTGCCCTATCCGCTTTTCGCTTACGCAGCTCTCCTGCCTTGGACTCTGTTGGCGAAAAGTCTCGAGCGGAGCGGTCAAAGCGTGGTCGCAGAATCCAACCTGGTGAAAAAGGTCTATTTCCCGAGAGTGATCCTGCCGATCGCTTCCACGCTCGCCGGCGTCATCGACTTCTTCATTGCGCTTGTTCTGCTCCTTCTTTTGATGGGCTGGTATGGAATCACGCCGACGTGGAAAGTCATCGCGATTCCCGCCCTCGTGCTGTTTACTATCGGGACGTCCCTTGCCGTCAGTCTCTGGCTTTCCGCGCTGAACGTCCACTATCGAGACGTGGCCGGGGCCATACCGTTGCTGACACAACTATGGATGTACGCGTCACCGGTCGTGTATCCCTTGTCCCTCGTACCCGAGCAGTGGCGCGCGGTCTACAGTTTGAATCCGATGGTGGGCATCATCGAAGGGTTCCGGTGGGCGCTCCTTGGAGGAGCTGCGCCCGACACAGGCACGGCGATTGTAAGCGCATCGGCAACTGGCATCCTGCTTCTGACCG